From one Luteipulveratus mongoliensis genomic stretch:
- a CDS encoding heparin lyase I family protein — MERTCDRRTMLQMTGLTALTIPLASGGTAAASVSPRAPGAAQRACGSVVFTDGFKAGTFDQWSERTIDGNGSMTIVPSPTDSAAKVARFSIPNDGVSFRSEVARKQFTYGRYRYTVSHFIPEDWVPYKYETIVSQWHGYNIDGVNFNPPIALSVHGAPEPKWMVRIFRMTYDSDGTPVPVETRYLPPAPIRYGAWNDWVFDITWSTSSSDGLVVATHNGSEVLRAKGENNYHQQDSPYFQMGVYRSTWRPGNTEPTGGPDVVVYHRGVSITDLRECV, encoded by the coding sequence ATGGAACGCACGTGTGACCGGCGAACGATGCTGCAGATGACCGGCCTGACCGCCTTGACGATCCCTCTGGCGTCCGGTGGCACGGCCGCAGCATCAGTGAGTCCGAGAGCTCCCGGAGCGGCCCAACGCGCCTGCGGCTCAGTGGTCTTCACCGATGGGTTCAAGGCGGGGACCTTCGACCAGTGGAGCGAGAGAACGATCGACGGGAACGGGTCGATGACCATCGTGCCGAGCCCGACGGACTCGGCCGCGAAGGTCGCGCGGTTCTCGATCCCCAATGACGGCGTCTCTTTCCGCTCCGAGGTGGCGCGCAAGCAGTTCACCTACGGCCGGTATCGATACACCGTGTCGCACTTCATCCCGGAAGACTGGGTGCCCTACAAGTACGAGACCATCGTCTCGCAGTGGCACGGCTACAACATCGACGGCGTGAACTTCAACCCGCCCATCGCGCTGTCAGTCCATGGAGCGCCGGAGCCCAAGTGGATGGTCCGGATCTTCCGCATGACTTACGACTCCGACGGCACCCCGGTCCCGGTGGAGACTCGCTACCTTCCCCCTGCTCCGATCCGCTACGGGGCGTGGAACGACTGGGTGTTCGACATCACCTGGTCTACGTCTTCGAGCGACGGTCTCGTGGTGGCGACTCATAACGGGAGCGAGGTCTTGCGAGCGAAAGGTGAGAACAACTACCACCAGCAGGACTCGCCGTACTTCCAGATGGGCGTCTACCGATCCACCTGGCGGCCGGGCAACACCGAGCCGACGGGCGGCCCCGACGTCGTCGTCTACCACCGAGGGGTCTCGATCACGGACTTGCGAGAGTGCGTCTGA
- a CDS encoding class I SAM-dependent methyltransferase — translation MTIRALTFGSAAEAYERYRPGYPAELVDRVLDYASDPVHTALEIGAGTGKATRVFAARGIAVTASEPDANMLAELQRHVPEAVTVQSSLEDLQADSQYDLVFAGMALHWTEVPGRWDRLAALLRDGGTLASFGGPVTLNDPAVATLAEQARSELVPSEGMRPPDDTVPDDEEMRWPGRVLQESGLFTDVQQSTIERREMVPAEEYVGILSTASAYLMLSPADRETVLTRILDALPAAVEVNSDIVLHLARRHPR, via the coding sequence ATGACGATCCGAGCGCTGACCTTCGGCTCGGCGGCGGAAGCGTATGAGCGTTATCGGCCGGGCTATCCGGCTGAGCTCGTCGACCGCGTCCTGGACTACGCGTCCGATCCGGTGCACACCGCGCTCGAGATCGGGGCCGGCACCGGCAAGGCAACCCGCGTCTTTGCTGCCCGCGGCATCGCTGTCACCGCCTCCGAGCCTGACGCGAACATGCTCGCCGAGCTGCAGCGCCACGTCCCGGAGGCCGTGACCGTGCAGTCGAGTCTTGAGGATTTACAAGCCGATTCGCAGTACGACCTCGTCTTCGCGGGCATGGCCCTGCACTGGACGGAGGTGCCCGGCCGATGGGATCGACTGGCCGCGCTGCTCCGAGACGGAGGCACGCTCGCGTCGTTCGGTGGCCCGGTCACGCTGAACGACCCTGCAGTGGCGACGCTGGCGGAGCAGGCACGCAGCGAGCTGGTGCCGAGCGAAGGCATGCGGCCGCCGGACGACACCGTGCCCGACGACGAGGAGATGCGCTGGCCCGGCCGTGTGCTCCAGGAGTCGGGTTTGTTCACCGACGTCCAGCAGTCGACGATCGAGCGACGGGAGATGGTGCCGGCGGAGGAGTATGTCGGCATCCTGTCGACGGCCTCGGCCTACCTGATGCTCTCGCCGGCCGACCGGGAGACCGTGCTGACTCGCATCCTCGACGCGCTGCCGGCCGCGGTCGAGGTGAACAGCGACATCGTCCTGCACCTGGCTCGTCGCCACCCACGGTGA
- a CDS encoding TetR/AcrR family transcriptional regulator → MTPAGQADFRRARTDEQRAQRRTEILTTTHDLLTRTSARDLSLNEIARQVGLAKSNVLRYFESREAILLDLLDQEYDGWLTDLEAALAGSTVRVGRERVARAVAETIAERQVLCDLLASSASVLEHNVSGEVAAAYKLGLLDGMQRLVTLAAAYAPEIDGPRGLPFAAGVYAAICSIWPACRPSPGMLLAYEQHPELKAFQLDFPVAVRELVATVIAGLEQREPDLSP, encoded by the coding sequence ATGACTCCGGCAGGGCAGGCCGACTTCCGACGGGCGCGGACCGACGAGCAGCGCGCCCAGCGGCGTACCGAGATCTTGACGACCACCCACGACCTGCTCACCCGGACGAGTGCTCGCGACCTCAGCCTGAACGAGATCGCGCGCCAGGTCGGGCTGGCCAAGTCCAACGTGCTGCGCTACTTCGAGTCGCGCGAGGCGATCCTGCTCGACCTGCTCGACCAGGAGTACGACGGATGGCTGACCGACCTTGAGGCAGCGCTGGCTGGCTCGACCGTTCGTGTCGGCCGGGAGCGCGTCGCCCGTGCCGTCGCCGAGACCATTGCTGAGCGGCAGGTGCTGTGCGACCTGCTCGCGTCGTCCGCCTCGGTGCTCGAGCACAACGTGTCGGGCGAAGTGGCAGCGGCCTACAAGCTCGGCCTGCTGGATGGGATGCAGCGGCTGGTGACGTTGGCGGCTGCTTACGCCCCTGAGATCGACGGTCCGCGCGGACTGCCTTTTGCCGCAGGTGTCTACGCCGCGATCTGCTCCATCTGGCCGGCGTGCCGGCCCTCGCCCGGGATGCTCCTGGCGTACGAGCAGCACCCGGAGCTGAAGGCGTTCCAGCTGGACTTCCCGGTCGCGGTGCGCGAGCTCGTGGCGACGGTCATCGCCGGGCTGGAGCAGCGGGAGCCGGACCTGAGTCCCTAG
- a CDS encoding SDR family oxidoreductase, with protein sequence MYEVPDQTGRYVVVTGANSGTGKEATRRLAAAGAEVVLAVRTPDKGEAAKAEILRESPDATLRVRRLDLADLAVVREFAEGLIADGRPVDTLINNAGVMAIPTRMETADGFEMQLGSNFLGPFALTNLLLPIVLQGNAPRVVTMSSGMANWGKIQFDDLQSEHGYKRWRAYSQSKLADMLMALHLASHATTQGWELRSTLAHPGYTKTNLQTSGPLMGRDRPSWLSPGGLLDVMPKQEVEQGAEPLLYAAADPGAQNGIYYGPGGRFGLVGPTTKAAIPRPGRNAEVGARLWAVAEELTGTRVPT encoded by the coding sequence GTGTACGAGGTCCCTGATCAAACTGGACGCTACGTCGTCGTGACCGGCGCCAACAGCGGCACGGGCAAGGAGGCGACCCGACGCCTGGCCGCGGCGGGCGCGGAGGTGGTGCTCGCCGTACGAACGCCGGACAAGGGCGAGGCGGCCAAGGCGGAGATCCTGCGCGAGTCTCCCGACGCCACCTTGCGCGTACGACGGCTCGATCTCGCCGACCTGGCCGTCGTCCGTGAGTTCGCGGAGGGCCTGATCGCGGACGGTCGTCCGGTCGACACGCTCATCAACAACGCGGGCGTGATGGCCATACCGACACGCATGGAAACGGCCGACGGCTTCGAGATGCAGCTGGGCAGCAACTTTCTCGGACCGTTCGCCTTGACCAACCTATTGCTGCCAATCGTGTTGCAGGGCAACGCTCCTCGCGTCGTGACGATGTCGAGTGGGATGGCCAACTGGGGCAAGATTCAGTTCGACGACCTGCAGTCCGAACATGGCTACAAGCGGTGGCGCGCGTACAGCCAGTCCAAGCTCGCCGACATGCTGATGGCTCTGCACCTGGCGTCCCACGCGACCACCCAGGGCTGGGAGCTGCGCAGCACGCTCGCGCACCCGGGCTACACCAAGACCAACCTGCAGACGTCCGGGCCTTTGATGGGGCGAGACCGGCCGAGCTGGTTGTCGCCGGGTGGTCTGCTGGACGTCATGCCCAAGCAGGAGGTCGAGCAGGGCGCCGAGCCGCTGCTGTACGCCGCCGCGGACCCGGGTGCGCAGAACGGCATCTACTACGGGCCCGGTGGCCGCTTCGGTCTGGTCGGGCCGACCACGAAGGCCGCGATCCCGCGTCCAGGACGCAATGCGGAGGTGGGCGCTCGCCTGTGGGCCGTGGCCGAGGAGCTCACCGGGACCCGCGTCCCGACCTGA
- a CDS encoding MDR family MFS transporter has protein sequence MTTAVAEPRQDGQMTHREILEMLAGLLAALFTAIVSSTIVSNALPTIIGELKGSQTQYTWVVTISLLTMTITTPIWAKLSDLFNKKLLVQLAIVLFVIGSIFAGMSTNVPMLLVFRGVQGVAMGGLTALAQSIIGSVIPPRERGRYSGYMGGVMALATVSGPLIGGIIVDTSWLGWRWCFYVCVPLAVFSLYMLQRYLHVSTVRREVTIDYLGAVLIAITAGLPLIWVSFAGSSYDWLSWQTAAFLGASLVAGIGAYVQETHHREALVPITVMRTRTTALAIAGSLAVGIAMFGAPVFLGQYFQIARDHTPTEAGLLMIPLMLGSLVGTAGSGQFITRTGRWKNIMVGAAALLIVGLLLLGTIDHATPLWHVSCFMVLVGIGMGGLLQNLVLAVQNTVDVTEVGAASGTVSFFRSLGGAIGVSVLGAVLANDVKDRIATGLTGLGIDPSKASSGSTSTLDVHALPAPVAHVVRGAYGDSTSVIFLVAGIAAIVTLLSVLAIKEVPLRRTVHKAADDEPAVEAEVQHVG, from the coding sequence ATGACCACCGCCGTCGCCGAACCTCGACAAGACGGCCAGATGACCCACCGCGAGATCCTCGAGATGCTCGCCGGCCTGCTGGCTGCACTGTTCACCGCAATCGTCAGCTCGACGATCGTGTCCAACGCGCTCCCGACCATCATCGGCGAGCTCAAGGGCAGCCAGACGCAGTACACCTGGGTCGTCACGATCTCCCTGCTGACGATGACGATCACGACGCCCATCTGGGCCAAGCTGTCCGACCTGTTCAACAAGAAGCTGCTCGTGCAGCTGGCGATCGTCCTCTTCGTGATCGGCTCGATCTTCGCCGGCATGTCGACCAACGTCCCGATGCTGCTGGTCTTCCGCGGCGTCCAGGGTGTCGCCATGGGCGGGCTCACCGCGCTCGCTCAGTCGATCATCGGCTCCGTCATCCCGCCGCGCGAGCGTGGTCGCTACAGCGGCTACATGGGCGGCGTCATGGCGCTCGCCACCGTGAGCGGCCCGCTGATCGGCGGCATCATCGTCGACACCAGCTGGCTCGGCTGGCGCTGGTGCTTCTACGTCTGCGTCCCGCTCGCCGTCTTCAGCCTCTACATGCTGCAGCGCTACCTGCACGTCTCAACCGTGCGCCGTGAAGTCACCATCGACTACCTCGGCGCAGTCCTCATCGCCATCACCGCGGGCCTTCCCCTCATCTGGGTCTCGTTCGCCGGCAGCTCCTACGACTGGCTGTCCTGGCAGACCGCGGCCTTCCTGGGTGCGTCTCTGGTCGCCGGCATCGGCGCGTACGTCCAGGAGACCCACCACCGCGAGGCGCTGGTGCCGATCACAGTGATGCGGACGCGTACGACTGCCCTCGCCATCGCGGGCAGTCTCGCCGTCGGGATCGCGATGTTCGGCGCCCCGGTCTTCCTCGGTCAGTACTTCCAGATCGCCCGTGACCACACGCCGACCGAGGCCGGACTGCTGATGATCCCGCTGATGCTGGGCTCGCTCGTCGGCACTGCGGGCTCCGGTCAGTTCATCACCCGCACCGGGCGCTGGAAGAACATCATGGTCGGCGCCGCAGCATTGCTGATCGTCGGACTGCTCCTGCTCGGCACGATCGACCACGCGACTCCGCTGTGGCACGTCTCCTGCTTCATGGTGCTGGTCGGTATCGGCATGGGCGGCCTGCTGCAGAACCTCGTCCTCGCGGTGCAGAACACCGTCGACGTCACCGAGGTCGGCGCGGCCAGCGGCACGGTGTCGTTCTTCCGCTCGCTCGGTGGTGCGATCGGTGTGTCCGTCCTCGGCGCCGTCCTGGCGAACGATGTGAAGGACCGGATCGCGACCGGCCTGACCGGTCTGGGTATCGACCCGAGCAAGGCGTCCAGCGGCTCGACCAGCACCCTCGACGTGCACGCGCTCCCGGCTCCGGTGGCGCATGTGGTGCGCGGCGCGTACGGCGACTCGACGAGCGTGATCTTCCTGGTCGCGGGGATCGCGGCCATCGTGACGCTGCTGAGTGTCCTGGCCATCAAAGAGGTGCCGCTGCGTCGTACGGTCCACAAGGCGGCCGATGATGAGCCGGCCGTCGAGGCGGAGGTGCAGCACGTGGGCTGA
- a CDS encoding MarR family winged helix-turn-helix transcriptional regulator: MSVTSPHERLVDALSALGRATRATAAHWESTNGTVGRSDLGVLKCIGGHGEVRMGDLATALQVHPSVISRQVCALEKLGLVVRRADPDDGRVGLIRVTEEGRVQMHDSTRAFAAFLSDRMAGWDPDKVALAADLIYEISESLGASEPATTTEELTTV; encoded by the coding sequence ATGTCCGTCACCAGTCCTCACGAGCGCCTTGTCGACGCACTCTCGGCCCTGGGCCGAGCGACCCGGGCGACGGCCGCGCACTGGGAGAGCACCAACGGCACCGTCGGCCGGTCCGACCTCGGCGTCCTGAAGTGCATCGGGGGCCACGGTGAGGTCCGGATGGGCGATCTCGCCACCGCCCTCCAGGTCCACCCCTCGGTGATCAGCCGCCAGGTCTGCGCGCTCGAAAAGCTCGGGCTGGTCGTACGACGTGCTGACCCGGACGACGGTCGCGTCGGTCTGATCCGTGTCACCGAGGAGGGCCGAGTCCAAATGCATGACAGCACAAGGGCTTTCGCGGCTTTCCTGAGTGACCGGATGGCCGGTTGGGACCCCGACAAGGTCGCGCTCGCGGCCGATCTGATCTACGAGATCTCGGAGAGCCTCGGCGCCTCCGAGCCAGCAACAACCACTGAGGAGCTCACCACCGTATGA
- a CDS encoding VOC family protein, which translates to MADHITARAFHHEGLSDWRACDGGVSAWYDAPDLATALGFAVAVAALPQCVDHPPDLDVRSTGLMVRLNTFMPGPAGLSDLDVAAARAISDVAREHARVADPSRIGNMVLNIGSTSPAAIVPFWSAVLGLDEVDGELNDRLARQPVVCFQHLEEPRPGHGRIHIDVWVPHDQAEPRIAAALAAGGRLVSDTMAPSWWILADPDGNEACVATWIGTDGQGYPD; encoded by the coding sequence ATGGCCGATCACATCACCGCACGCGCGTTCCATCACGAGGGTCTGTCGGACTGGCGCGCCTGTGACGGCGGCGTCAGTGCTTGGTACGACGCCCCTGACCTCGCGACCGCGCTGGGGTTCGCCGTCGCGGTGGCTGCCCTGCCCCAGTGCGTGGACCATCCGCCGGATCTCGATGTGCGCAGCACAGGTCTCATGGTGCGGCTGAACACGTTCATGCCGGGGCCGGCCGGCCTCAGCGATCTCGACGTCGCCGCAGCCCGAGCCATCTCCGACGTGGCCCGCGAGCACGCCCGCGTCGCCGACCCGTCTCGGATCGGCAACATGGTGCTCAACATCGGGTCGACCTCCCCGGCGGCGATCGTGCCGTTCTGGAGCGCCGTGCTGGGGCTGGACGAGGTCGACGGTGAGCTGAACGACCGGCTCGCCCGACAGCCTGTCGTCTGCTTCCAGCACCTCGAGGAGCCACGTCCAGGACACGGCCGGATCCACATCGACGTATGGGTCCCGCACGACCAGGCCGAGCCGCGCATTGCCGCCGCGCTCGCTGCCGGAGGTCGACTGGTCAGCGACACGATGGCGCCGTCGTGGTGGATCCTCGCCGACCCCGACGGCAACGAAGCCTGCGTCGCCACCTGGATCGGCACCGACGGACAGGGCTACCCGGACTGA
- the rhaI gene encoding L-rhamnose isomerase, which yields MSSPADLDTFTIELPSWAFGNAGTRFKVFATPGVPRDPYEKISDAAQVHRYTGLAPRVSLHIPWDLVDDYDALARHAADEGVSIGAINSNLFQDDDYRLGSLANPSKAVRDKAIAHHAACVDVMRATGSTDLKLWLPDGTNYPGQDSIRARQDRLADSLQQVYALLDPGHRLLIEYKLFEPSFYTMDIPDWGTALTHCLALGDQANVVLDTGHHAPSTNIEFIVAMLLRAGRLGAFDFNSRFYADDDLMVGAADPFQLFRILNEIVEQDAHLPASGVNFMLDQCHNIEPKIQGQIRSVLNVEEALAKALLVDRAALTAAQQEGDVLGAHAVVMDAYNTDVRRSLADRREDKGLERDPVAAFRASGYLDRVSAERVGGLQASWGA from the coding sequence ATGTCCTCACCGGCCGACCTCGACACCTTCACCATCGAGCTGCCCTCGTGGGCGTTCGGCAACGCCGGCACACGGTTCAAGGTGTTCGCGACGCCTGGGGTGCCGCGAGACCCGTACGAGAAGATCTCGGACGCTGCCCAGGTGCACCGTTACACGGGCCTGGCGCCGCGGGTCTCACTGCACATCCCCTGGGACCTCGTCGACGACTACGACGCACTGGCGAGGCACGCGGCCGACGAGGGTGTCTCGATCGGGGCGATCAACTCCAACCTTTTCCAGGACGACGACTACCGGCTGGGTTCACTCGCCAACCCGTCCAAGGCCGTACGCGACAAGGCGATCGCGCACCACGCCGCGTGCGTCGACGTGATGCGCGCGACCGGGTCGACCGACCTCAAGCTGTGGCTCCCGGACGGCACCAACTACCCCGGTCAGGACTCGATCCGTGCGCGACAGGACCGGCTGGCCGACTCGCTCCAGCAGGTCTACGCGCTGCTGGACCCAGGCCACCGGCTGCTGATCGAGTACAAGCTGTTCGAGCCGTCGTTCTACACGATGGACATCCCCGACTGGGGCACGGCGCTGACTCACTGCCTCGCCCTCGGCGACCAGGCGAACGTGGTGCTCGACACCGGTCACCACGCACCCAGCACCAACATCGAGTTCATCGTGGCGATGCTGCTGCGCGCCGGCCGGCTCGGAGCGTTCGACTTCAACTCGCGCTTCTACGCCGACGACGACCTGATGGTGGGAGCGGCGGACCCGTTCCAACTGTTCCGCATCCTCAACGAGATCGTCGAGCAGGACGCCCACCTGCCAGCGTCCGGCGTGAACTTCATGCTCGACCAGTGCCACAACATCGAGCCGAAGATCCAGGGTCAGATCCGTTCGGTGCTCAATGTCGAGGAGGCCCTCGCCAAGGCGCTGCTGGTCGATCGAGCCGCGCTGACCGCCGCCCAGCAGGAGGGTGACGTGCTCGGCGCGCACGCTGTGGTGATGGACGCGTACAACACAGATGTGCGTCGATCGCTCGCTGACCGGCGCGAGGACAAGGGCCTGGAACGCGATCCTGTCGCGGCTTTCCGGGCTTCTGGCTACCTCGACCGAGTCAGCGCGGAGCGCGTGGGTGGTCTGCAGGCGTCATGGGGCGCATAA
- a CDS encoding sugar phosphate isomerase/epimerase family protein, whose product MTNQIGVHALVWVGGWSPDEARKAIESTKAAGYDLIELAAIDPSTFDTDLTAKLLQDNEIGAAVSLGLTDDTDVSSEDPDVVARGRALLLDAVHLVRDVGGSYLGGVIYSKLGRYAAPVTERGRASSVESIAWLADRAADAGVTLGLEFCNRYETNVLNTTEQTLAFIDDVDRPNVVAHLDVYHMNIEEVSFSEAVHRAADAGRLGYVHLGESHRGALGTGSIPFEEFFTALHDVDYDGVLTFESFSSEVVHPTLSSNLAIWRNTWTDSMQLALNARAFIRTHYGA is encoded by the coding sequence ATGACCAATCAGATCGGCGTACACGCTCTTGTATGGGTGGGCGGCTGGAGTCCGGACGAGGCACGCAAGGCCATTGAGTCGACCAAGGCTGCCGGGTACGACCTCATCGAGCTGGCAGCCATCGATCCGTCGACCTTCGACACGGATCTGACCGCAAAGTTGTTGCAGGACAACGAGATCGGCGCAGCCGTCTCACTCGGTCTGACCGACGACACGGACGTCTCGAGTGAGGACCCCGACGTCGTGGCACGTGGTCGTGCACTTCTGCTGGACGCTGTCCACCTGGTCCGTGACGTCGGCGGCTCGTATCTCGGCGGAGTGATCTACTCCAAGCTCGGGCGGTACGCCGCGCCCGTCACCGAGCGTGGTCGGGCGAGCTCGGTCGAGTCGATCGCCTGGCTCGCCGACCGCGCGGCTGATGCCGGAGTGACGCTCGGCCTGGAGTTCTGCAACCGCTACGAGACCAACGTCCTCAACACGACCGAGCAGACGCTGGCGTTCATCGACGACGTCGATCGACCGAATGTCGTTGCGCACCTGGACGTTTACCACATGAACATCGAGGAGGTCTCGTTCAGCGAGGCCGTGCACCGGGCCGCTGATGCCGGTCGCCTCGGCTACGTCCACCTCGGCGAGTCGCACCGTGGTGCGCTCGGCACGGGGTCGATCCCGTTCGAGGAGTTCTTCACCGCGCTGCACGATGTCGACTACGACGGCGTGCTGACGTTCGAGTCGTTCTCCTCAGAGGTCGTCCATCCGACGCTGTCGTCCAACCTGGCCATCTGGCGCAACACCTGGACCGACAGCATGCAGCTCGCTCTGAACGCGCGCGCGTTCATCCGCACCCACTACGGCGCCTGA
- the rhaD gene encoding bifunctional rhamnulose-1-phosphate aldolase/short-chain dehydrogenase — protein sequence MTDTDVPQGVRDLLARSNRLGSDPTVTNYGGGNTSAKVTVTSPASGEPVELLYVKGSGGDLGTLKAAGLAVLERGRLVELDRVYRGVEHEDEMVDLFAFCSHGPGGAAPSIDTPMHGLVDHAHVDHLHPDAVIALACAADGEKLVKEIWGGAVAWVPWKRPGWELGKAMRELSAKDGVIGAVLGGHGLTAWGSTSEEVEERSLRIIREAGEYLERESTAEPFGAYDDARSPLALAARRARAAELFPHLRGVASRDSRQVGHFTDSDVVLDFLAREKAYDLVHLGTSCPDHFLRTKVRPLLLDTAPDAPVETVVARLHELEEEYRAEYQAYYDRHRTDDSPAMRGAAPAIVLVPGVGMFSFGADKQTARVAGEFYVNAINVMRGAEGVSTYAPVDEAEKFAVEYWILEERKLQRRPKPKEHAGRIALVTGGASGIGLATARALAAAGANVVVADLDQSKVEDVAAELGGSDRAVGIKMDVSDENAVAAGVLEAVLAFGGIDLIVNNAGITRAGSLRDTAFEDWDLQYKIMPRGSFVVAKAIEPVLRAQGLGGDLVNICSKNAVFAGPDNVAYSSAKAAQAHMVRLLAAELGGIGVRVNGINPDGIVKGSGIFAGGWGASRAKTYGVAEEDLGKYYAQRTVLKEEVLPEHVALAVVALTNGTLPVTTGLIIPVDSGVPQAFMR from the coding sequence ATGACTGACACCGACGTGCCGCAAGGCGTACGCGACCTGCTCGCTCGTAGCAACCGCCTCGGCTCCGACCCGACCGTCACCAACTACGGCGGCGGCAACACGTCCGCGAAGGTCACCGTGACCAGTCCGGCGAGCGGTGAGCCGGTCGAGCTGCTCTACGTCAAGGGCTCCGGGGGAGACCTCGGCACGCTGAAGGCGGCTGGACTCGCGGTGCTCGAGCGGGGCCGGCTCGTCGAGCTGGACCGCGTCTATCGCGGTGTCGAGCACGAGGACGAGATGGTCGACCTGTTCGCGTTCTGCTCGCACGGCCCCGGCGGCGCGGCGCCCAGCATCGACACCCCGATGCACGGCCTCGTGGACCACGCCCACGTCGACCACCTCCACCCCGACGCGGTCATCGCGCTCGCCTGTGCGGCCGACGGCGAAAAGCTCGTCAAGGAGATCTGGGGCGGCGCGGTCGCGTGGGTGCCCTGGAAGCGTCCGGGCTGGGAGCTCGGCAAGGCCATGCGCGAGCTGTCCGCCAAGGACGGTGTCATCGGTGCCGTACTCGGTGGGCACGGCCTGACCGCTTGGGGATCGACGAGCGAGGAGGTCGAGGAGCGCAGCCTGCGGATCATCCGCGAGGCCGGCGAGTACCTCGAACGTGAGTCGACCGCGGAGCCCTTCGGTGCGTACGACGACGCTCGCTCTCCCCTCGCGCTCGCCGCCCGCCGTGCTCGCGCCGCCGAGCTGTTTCCTCACTTGCGCGGTGTCGCGTCCCGGGACAGTCGGCAGGTCGGTCACTTCACCGACAGCGACGTGGTGCTGGACTTCCTCGCACGCGAAAAGGCTTATGACCTGGTGCATCTCGGCACCAGCTGCCCGGACCACTTCCTGCGCACCAAGGTGCGTCCACTCCTGCTCGACACTGCTCCGGATGCACCCGTGGAGACTGTGGTCGCGCGGCTGCACGAGCTCGAAGAGGAGTACCGCGCCGAGTACCAGGCGTACTACGACCGGCACCGCACCGACGACTCACCCGCGATGCGGGGTGCCGCTCCGGCGATCGTGCTGGTGCCCGGCGTCGGGATGTTCTCCTTCGGTGCCGACAAGCAGACCGCGCGGGTGGCCGGTGAGTTCTACGTCAACGCCATCAACGTGATGCGCGGTGCCGAGGGTGTGTCGACCTACGCCCCGGTCGACGAGGCGGAGAAGTTCGCCGTCGAGTACTGGATCCTCGAGGAGCGCAAGCTGCAGCGGCGGCCCAAGCCCAAGGAGCATGCCGGTCGGATCGCCCTGGTGACGGGTGGTGCCTCAGGGATCGGGCTCGCGACCGCCCGGGCACTCGCCGCTGCCGGCGCCAACGTCGTTGTCGCTGACCTCGACCAGAGCAAGGTCGAGGATGTGGCGGCCGAGCTGGGTGGCTCTGACCGGGCGGTCGGCATCAAGATGGACGTCAGCGACGAAAACGCTGTCGCTGCAGGGGTTCTGGAGGCGGTCCTGGCCTTCGGCGGCATCGATCTGATCGTCAACAACGCGGGCATCACCCGTGCCGGCTCTCTCAGGGACACCGCGTTCGAGGACTGGGACCTGCAGTACAAGATCATGCCGCGCGGCTCGTTCGTGGTGGCCAAGGCGATCGAGCCGGTGCTGCGTGCTCAGGGGCTGGGTGGCGACCTGGTCAACATCTGCTCCAAGAACGCTGTCTTCGCCGGCCCCGACAACGTCGCCTACTCCTCCGCCAAGGCAGCGCAGGCTCACATGGTGCGCCTGCTGGCGGCCGAGCTCGGCGGCATCGGCGTGCGGGTCAACGGCATCAATCCCGATGGCATCGTTAAGGGTTCGGGCATCTTTGCCGGGGGATGGGGCGCGTCGCGAGCGAAGACGTACGGCGTCGCGGAGGAGGACCTCGGCAAGTACTACGCGCAGCGCACCGTCCTTAAGGAGGAGGTGCTGCCCGAGCACGTCGCGCTCGCGGTCGTCGCACTCACCAACGGCACGCTGCCTGTGACGACCGGCCTGATCATCCCGGTCGATTCCGGGGTGCCGCAGGCCTTCATGCGCTGA